aggtctgctctctgacttGGCGAGAGGTGGCTATCtgaaaggggtggggtctgattgattgaatttgcTACCTCCGGCCACAGCTCGTCCCTCTCCTGATCCACCgttaccagagaaacagccaccacctctttccatgcttttaataaattgaggtgataaatctgtttcgCTCCCTCTCTATCAGCACACTccacctcatagtcaacctcccccacTCGTCGTGTGACCAcgaagggcccttgccacttggcgagtaattttGTACTGGAGGTTGGAAGTAATACCAGGACTTTATCTCCCGGCGAGAATTGTCATAGTTTCGTCCCTCTATTGTAGTGCCTCTGCTGACATTCCTGagcctcgagcaaattctcccgtgacaaccgacccagtgtatggagttttgctcgcaggtccatgACGTATTGCACCTAATTTTTGCTGGGGCTTGGACCgtcctcccagctttctttaactaggtccaatattccCAGAGGTTTTCTACCAAATAacagttcaaagggagaaaatcccgtggaggcctggggaacctcccgcactaCAAATAATAGAGGGACTAACCATTTATCCCAATTTCGGCTATCGTCGTGAATAAACTTTCGAATCATGGACTTCAGAGTTTTATTAAACCGCTCCACAAGCCCATCTGTTTGGGGATGGTATACACTGGTTCTAATAGAGCGGATGCCCAGTAATCCGTATAGCTCATTTAGTATACGTGACATAAACAAAgtgccctggtcagtcagaatctctttcgggatttCGACGCGGGAGATAATTTGAAACAGAGCTTGTGCAACACTCTTAGCTGCAATATTGCGCAACGgcactgcttcgggataccggGTCGCATAATCCACCAAGACCAACACAAAACGGTATCCCTGGGTGCTCCGATCAaatggcccgatgaggtccatagCGATTCTATCAAAGGGAACCTCTATTAAGGGTAGTGGGCGCAAAGGCGCTTTTGGGGTGGCCGGGGCGTTCACTAATTGACATTCGGGACAGGACGCACACCACCAACGTACGTccgcccaaatgcccggccagTAAAACCGAGCCATTATTTGGTGTAGTGACTTATCATACCCTAAGTGTCCCGCCATGGGGTTGTAGTGAGCCgcctggaaaaccatttcccggCGGTTTTTTGGTACCAACAACTGGGTCGTTTCTTCACCGGTCTGAGCGTCACGACACACTCGATACAACCTGTCCctaataacagaaaaataagggTGCGAGAGTACTGCATCGGGGCgcacctgctgaccatcaaTACGCATCACTTAGTCATAGGCAAAGCGTAAGGTGTCGtcccgagactgctcgagtgggaaatcctccgcGGGTTGGAATACAGGACCCCGGGGAGTCTCAACCGGAGGCTCGCCTGGGTCCCTCCTCGCCCCGGCCGTGTCGGACGGCCCTGCGTCACCACCGTCAACAGCACACACGTCACACTTCCCTATCGGTCGTGATCGCACCCCCAGCATGTTTCTAGAAATCTCCCTAAACCCCGCCCAATCAGTACCCAAGATTAGGGGATGCGCAAgccgggagctaaccgcagccttcaCGATATGCGTTTTTCCCTTGTAACAAATTTCCACGGGTACTACCGGATACTTGTGCACAtctccatgcacacaccgaATGGAAACCCAGGGCGCCTTTACCAATGCCTCGGTTCGAACCAGGTTTTGCTGGATCAGGGACTGCATAGCCCCCGAATCCAACAGCGCccggtgttcactcccttgcaCCCTTACCGGGATGCAGTACGCTCCCTCCTGATCGGGAGCGGAAGTGGGCGGCCCAACCACCCAGACCACCTGCCCCACTTCCATAAGTGGACAAtcgcggcgcaggtgacccggctgtccgcaccgccaacaccccggtccgaGCGTCTGAGGCGCCCTCTGCAAGCCAGAGCCccccgccactgagcctggacctggagagggaataggaaaaaaggggggattaATTTGAGGGAAGGGACGGGCCCGAGCCctggggacaggggaggggcccGTACGAGGAGGGGGTCTCCTCCTGGGCGCCGGTTCCGGCCGTGCTTGCTGCTGGGAGCTGGGGTATAGCGCTaggtggtcctccgccagggtgACCGCCCCCTCTAGGTTGGTTGGGCGATGGCAGCGCACCCAATTGGCCGTTCCCTCCGGCAATCCTTCCAGGAACTGTTCCAAGATGACCTGCTCCACCACGCCCCCGGCGGACCGGATCTCCGGCTGCAGCCAACGCCGGGCCATGTGGGTTAGCCTTTGGGCGTATGCGAAGGGACGGTCCTCCGCCACCAGGTGCGCCATCCGGAACCGGCGCCGGTAATCCTCCGGGCTGCAGCCCAGTCGGTCCAGGATCGCCCTCTTCACCGTCTTGTAATCTGCCCGGGCTCCGGGCGGCAGCCCATGCGCCGCCTGTTGGGCTTCCCCAGTTAATAGGGGCAGGAGGTGCCACTCGTCGTGGGGCCACTGGCACGCCTCCGCTGCCACCTCAAAAGTCTCCACGAACGCCTGGATGTCATCGTCGGCGGTCATTTTAGGTAGGTGGATCCGGAGAGGGGATCGGGACGGCGGGTCCCGGGAGCTTGTTTCCCCGGCGGCAGCCAGTTGTCGCAGCGCCTGTGTCTGGAGGGAGGCTTGTGCACGCAGAGCCTCCATCTGCTCTGCGTGTACGGCCGCCTGCCGCTCCTGCATCTGTGccatctcctccagcatccGCGCCAGCGCTACGAGAGGCTGCGCCGTCTCGCTCCTGTTTGGATCCATTActgacctcctctctctctctctctctctctctcttcctgccgtCCTCCTCGTACGGGCAACCACTGTAGCAAACTGCGTGCCACCGCTCGTgtcagagatgagagagacgagAGTTTATTTTTGGACGCGAATgcgtcttttatttttactgccgTCACGCGGCTTTTTGTTACacttttttatacacacacacaatttcccGGCTGACCGTCCGTCAGCCCTTCATCCGTCTCCCGTCCCCCGTTCCGTCTGTGTAGACCGGCTTTTTaagcgtccaggctcactgtcgaggtaatcagcacattgttcattaatcaaacaattaaccatcagtgctgattaataatccccaacagctgtgtggcgcagagttccgagagccgccccgcccactctctctctctgcagccaacgcaaaaccacgcccaccctaccacagtAGTGTATTCCCTTACATTACTGCACTGCCTCATGCTATGTGTGAATAGTCTTGTTTCCTACACTACCTTGACCCTGCTGCAGATCTGTGACATTACTGTAGACTGCATCAGCTGCACCTTTCCCTTCAGCTGGTGATGAGGAGGAAcctgagagggaaaaaacatttaagcaaaCTGTAAATGATCTCTCTGGGAACTGATTGGACATATTTGGTTGATCTTGTGTATGgcattggtttgtttgtttcaaaagaaaaaatgaaaaacataatttaaaaacaatgcatttaataacACTATACTATCTGAGCAGAGTTCAAAGAAATGTTGTAGTGTGAATGCTCTAGAAAGCTCTGTCAGAGCGGTGAACCAGGAACAGAGAGAACAGCCCTTACCTGCTGCTGTTTTCAGACGCCGAAACAACAGTCCGCCTAACAGCAACagcactccaacacacacagcagcagtacagGCCACACCGATCACCAGCACCCATCTATTATCTGTGTTGGCACAAAAGAAGGAAAGTTAACTAGGGAGCTCAGAATGGGGAgaatattcttatttatttagctattaaAAGTTAATTCATTACTAGGTTATATTAAAAGttacattcattattcagccatattaaaagtaaaaattcttattttgtcaaataaaatgatagGTGCGTGCACATCATATTGAGTTAAGcacttctgttttctgtttgagtGGCATTGGTACATGACTTGGCTAGACTCACgcttattaatattattactgtgcatattttattacaggaAAATAGAAgagttttcttatttatttattgctagtATGCTTGTGAGACTTTGCATTTGACTATAGAGACTAGGTGGTTTAGTGTCTTCCCCTAAGTTGTAATGAATCCTGTGCCTGTGGTTGGAGTTTAGTACCTGGCTTTGGCTCTTCAGGTTCAGTGATGGGTGTTGGCAGTGTGAGGGGGACCTGTGCTCTGAGCATGCTCCCTGTGAACACTGCACAGGCCCAGTGCAGCTGGTCTCTGCTCAGAATGGGCAGGGTGAGACTGATCTTTTTTGGGTGCCTCTCACTCAGGACCTCCTGTTTTATgatctcccccctgccccccttcatCCGGAGCCAGGCCAGGGTCACAGAGCTGATCACCTGTGATATCTCACAGTTCAGCACAACTGACTGATTCCTGGAcagaccactagggggcactgctgagactgagagagcacatgcatgtAGGTGTACTACCTTCATGAATTGGAATCAATGCTTCTGTTGCTTACTGTTAGCAAATGACTGTAGTCTGTTATATTGCATGACACAGACTATTGTTTAAAAGGCTATTTTAATAAGCATCATGTTAACATATGCTGTTATATATTCAGTCCTGTAAATTGTGTAAGCATCAGCCAAACCTGAAGTGCAAACTTACCCTGAACAGTTACCAGCATTACTGTGGCCATCAGGGAGTGTTCAGAGTAACAGAAGTACCTTCCACTGTCTCCAAACTTCACTGGTGA
This is a stretch of genomic DNA from Anguilla rostrata isolate EN2019 unplaced genomic scaffold, ASM1855537v3 scaf0183, whole genome shotgun sequence. It encodes these proteins:
- the LOC135246326 gene encoding uncharacterized protein LOC135246326 — its product is MDPNRSETAQPLVALARMLEEMAQMQERQAAVHAEQMEALRAQASLQTQALRQLAAAGETSSRDPPSRSPLRIHLPKMTADDDIQAFVETFEVAAEACQWPHDEWHLLPLLTGEAQQAAHGLPPGARADYKTVKRAILDRLGCSPEDYRRRFRMAHLVAEDRPFAYAQRLTHMARRWLQPEIRSAGGVVEQVILEQFLEGLPEGTANWVRCHRPTNLEGAVTLAEDHLALYPSSQQQARPEPAPRRRPPPRTGPSPVPRARARPFPQINPPFFPIPSPGPGSVAGGSGLQRAPQTLGPGCWRCGQPGHLRRDCPLMEVGQVVWVVGPPTSAPDQEGAYCIPVRVQGSEHRALLDSGAMQSLIQQNLVRTEALVKAPWVSIRCVHGDVHKYPVVPVEICYKGKTHIVKAAVSSRLAHPLILGTDWAGFREISRNMLGVRSRPIGKCDVCAVDGGDAGPSDTAGARRDPGEPPVETPRGPVFQPAEDFPLEQSRDDTLRFAYD